In Desulfobotulus pelophilus, a single genomic region encodes these proteins:
- the carA gene encoding glutamine-hydrolyzing carbamoyl-phosphate synthase small subunit, with the protein MKAILALEDGRIFPCTSFTGAGEAGGEVVFNTSMTGYQEVLTDPSYRGQMVTMTCPLMGNYGVNPEDVESDRIQVAAFIVREYQDFYSNHRATSSLAAYLKSQDVMGIEGLDTRALTRHLREKGAMRAVISTLETDTVKLVEKAKALPSMTGRDLAREVSTEIPYFWRDGRRISLGPSAELNENIWKKNKNHTVAAFDFGIKYNILRSLETAGFEVLVLPATTSASTVKALNPDGIFLSNGPGDPEPVSYAVQTIGELIGFKPIFGICLGNQLLGLAMGAKTFKLPFGHRGGNQAVRNEVTKRVEITSQNHGFAVDISTLDSALVTVTHVNLNDGTLEGFRHNTLPIFTVQYHPEASPGPHDAHYLFNDFSEMVAEQKNKKTKGV; encoded by the coding sequence ATGAAAGCAATTCTGGCCCTGGAAGACGGCCGCATTTTTCCCTGCACAAGCTTTACCGGAGCAGGAGAAGCAGGCGGCGAAGTGGTGTTCAACACCAGCATGACCGGCTATCAGGAAGTTCTCACCGATCCTTCTTACAGGGGGCAGATGGTCACCATGACCTGTCCCCTCATGGGCAACTACGGCGTCAACCCGGAAGATGTGGAATCCGACCGCATTCAGGTGGCGGCCTTCATTGTCAGGGAATATCAGGATTTTTACAGTAACCACAGGGCCACATCATCCCTTGCGGCCTATCTGAAATCCCAGGATGTGATGGGCATTGAAGGTCTGGACACCCGTGCCCTTACCCGACACCTCCGGGAAAAAGGTGCCATGCGTGCCGTCATTTCCACCCTGGAAACGGATACGGTAAAACTTGTGGAAAAGGCAAAAGCCCTGCCATCCATGACTGGCCGGGATCTGGCAAGGGAGGTTTCCACAGAAATACCCTACTTCTGGCGGGACGGACGGCGCATTTCCCTGGGGCCTTCGGCAGAACTCAATGAAAACATATGGAAGAAAAACAAAAACCATACGGTGGCAGCCTTTGACTTCGGAATAAAATACAATATTCTCCGTTCTCTGGAAACGGCAGGCTTTGAGGTGCTGGTTCTTCCCGCCACCACATCCGCCTCCACGGTCAAGGCCCTGAATCCAGACGGTATTTTCCTTTCCAACGGCCCCGGAGACCCCGAACCCGTAAGCTATGCCGTACAAACCATCGGCGAGCTGATCGGCTTTAAGCCCATCTTTGGTATCTGCCTTGGTAATCAGCTATTAGGCCTTGCCATGGGTGCCAAAACCTTCAAACTGCCCTTCGGGCACAGGGGCGGCAATCAGGCCGTACGCAACGAGGTCACAAAACGCGTGGAAATCACCAGCCAGAATCATGGTTTTGCCGTAGACATCAGCACACTGGACTCCGCCCTTGTCACCGTTACCCACGTGAATCTCAATGATGGCACACTGGAAGGCTTCCGGCACAACACCCTTCCCATATTCACGGTGCAGTACCATCCGGAAGCCTCCCCCGGCCCCCATGACGCCCATTATCTGTTTAATGATTTTTCTGAAATGGTGGCGGAGCAAAAGAATAAAAAAACAAAAGGGGTCTGA